In the Methylophilus sp. 5 genome, one interval contains:
- a CDS encoding PA2169 family four-helix-bundle protein encodes MADNDAIISTLNNLIEVSKDGEEGFRSSAEHVDEPQLKTFFLRRSQEVATSVQELQDLVRSLGGEPASSTSLGGTVHRRWIDIKTALTSNDTVAVLNETERGEDVALYAYRKAAAQEDLPTHIRFVVVRQLEGAKRNHDQVKQLRDAARAEATAH; translated from the coding sequence ATGGCAGACAATGACGCTATTATTTCTACCCTGAATAACCTGATTGAAGTCTCTAAAGATGGCGAAGAAGGCTTTCGCTCTTCTGCAGAACACGTAGACGAGCCGCAACTCAAAACATTTTTTTTACGCCGGTCACAAGAGGTAGCCACCAGCGTACAAGAGTTGCAAGACTTGGTGCGCTCGCTGGGTGGCGAACCTGCATCTTCCACCAGTTTGGGCGGTACAGTGCATAGACGCTGGATAGACATTAAAACCGCACTCACCAGCAACGATACGGTGGCGGTGTTAAACGAGACCGAGCGTGGCGAGGATGTGGCATTGTATGCCTACCGCAAAGCCGCCGCACAAGAAGACTTGCCAACCCATATCCGCTTTGTAGTGGTGCGCCAGCTTGAAGGTGCCAAGCGTAACCATGACCAGGTTAAACAGCTGCGCGATGCCGCCCGCGCAGAAGCGACAGCACACTAG
- a CDS encoding cyclopropane-fatty-acyl-phospholipid synthase family protein, with translation MSSYPVHALAMSSPLEQSTESGDDLAQARYILHRLFQGFADPFAVRLWNGSILTIGDGAPVFTFCLQQASVLRDMIWFSNPQRLMEAYCAGEVQIHGDFHAAMQLREHFESLSLPLHEKLGLVFRALTLADHPPAQDEHDTTTGHAPASAQRQPPTPIALSYDAADDFYQCWLDEQMLHSCAYFTGTTNTLSQAQQTQLTLICQKLHLQHGESLLDIACGWGGLACWAAKHFGVFVHGITTSPAQYAYATKRVQQQGLAHLVKIELADYRTLPALANYDKAVCINIAEHIGAAHYPAFLAKVHAALKPGGLLLSHVITAESPAGQQDASTALINRQLYPTGELTSFAQVLQHLDNASFDVFNVEGLRRHYVMTLRQWLKNLEAQHASIAASMGERTYRIWRLALTASVIQFEQGVTGMHQVLATRRCV, from the coding sequence ATGAGTAGTTATCCCGTGCATGCCTTAGCCATGTCATCTCCACTGGAGCAGTCCACAGAAAGTGGTGACGACCTGGCCCAGGCGCGTTATATTTTGCACCGGTTATTTCAGGGCTTTGCGGATCCCTTTGCCGTGCGTTTGTGGAATGGCAGCATACTGACGATTGGCGACGGTGCCCCCGTATTTACTTTTTGCCTGCAACAGGCGTCGGTATTGCGTGACATGATCTGGTTTAGCAACCCGCAACGCCTCATGGAAGCCTATTGCGCGGGTGAAGTACAGATTCATGGCGACTTTCATGCTGCCATGCAGTTGCGCGAGCATTTTGAATCACTATCGCTACCACTGCATGAAAAACTAGGCCTGGTATTCAGGGCACTGACGCTGGCAGATCATCCGCCTGCACAAGACGAACATGACACGACGACTGGGCACGCTCCCGCCTCTGCGCAACGCCAACCGCCCACGCCAATAGCGCTGAGCTACGATGCCGCGGATGATTTTTATCAATGCTGGCTTGATGAACAGATGCTGCACTCATGTGCATATTTCACCGGCACGACCAATACGCTGTCGCAAGCCCAGCAAACACAGTTAACACTGATCTGCCAGAAACTGCATTTGCAACATGGTGAATCGCTACTGGATATCGCCTGTGGCTGGGGTGGCCTGGCATGCTGGGCCGCCAAACACTTCGGTGTGTTTGTGCACGGCATCACAACAAGCCCGGCGCAATATGCTTATGCAACCAAGCGAGTGCAGCAACAAGGCCTGGCGCATCTGGTCAAGATAGAACTGGCTGACTATCGCACCCTGCCTGCACTGGCCAACTATGACAAAGCCGTTTGTATCAACATTGCCGAGCATATTGGCGCCGCGCATTACCCTGCGTTTTTGGCCAAGGTACACGCCGCGCTTAAACCCGGCGGATTATTGTTGAGCCATGTCATCACGGCTGAAAGCCCGGCTGGTCAGCAAGATGCCTCAACCGCATTAATCAACCGCCAGCTATATCCCACAGGCGAGTTAACGTCTTTTGCTCAGGTGTTACAGCATCTAGATAACGCCAGCTTTGACGTCTTTAACGTAGAAGGCTTGCGTCGGCACTATGTGATGACGTTGCGCCAGTGGCTGAAAAATCTGGAGGCGCAGCATGCCTCAATTGCGGCCAGCATGGGCGAACGCACTTACCGTATTTGGCGCCTGGCCTTGACCGCTAGCGTCATCCAGTTTGAACAAGGCGTGACAGGCATGCACCAGGTGCTTGCAACACGCCGATGCGTTTAA
- a CDS encoding aldo/keto reductase — MDYTSLGDSGIRVSKITLGTMTFGDQNTQQDANSQLDYALAQGINVIDTAEMYPVPPRADTVTKTETILGHWIKTQARDRFVLASKVAGPRRGMQWIRGGPSGMDRANIRQAVHDSLMRLQTDYLDVLYLHWPERNVPMFGQYQFDPRAELDANGQPIDWVPIQTQLEVLGELIQEGKVRAIGLSNEQPWGVMEFLRIAREQGLPRIAVLQNCYNLMNRGMEFGMAEVLYRERISLAAYSPLAFGHLTGKYVDDPATPGRVTLFLGYAQRYKKPGVPAAAKAYAELARAHGLTPTQLALSFVYHRWFVGSTIIGATSMAQLQENIAAYQTHLSDEVLNAIEQQHLIMMNPAP; from the coding sequence ATGGATTACACAAGCCTCGGGGACAGCGGCATTCGCGTCTCCAAAATCACGCTGGGCACCATGACGTTTGGTGACCAGAACACCCAGCAAGACGCCAATAGTCAGCTTGATTATGCCCTCGCGCAAGGCATTAATGTGATCGACACCGCCGAGATGTACCCGGTGCCGCCACGCGCAGACACCGTGACCAAAACCGAGACCATACTCGGCCATTGGATTAAAACACAGGCGCGTGACCGCTTTGTGCTGGCGAGTAAAGTGGCCGGGCCCAGACGCGGTATGCAGTGGATACGCGGCGGCCCTAGCGGCATGGATAGAGCCAATATCCGCCAGGCGGTACACGACAGCCTGATGCGTTTGCAAACTGATTACCTGGATGTGTTGTATTTGCACTGGCCAGAGCGCAATGTGCCGATGTTTGGCCAGTACCAGTTTGATCCGCGCGCCGAGCTCGATGCCAACGGCCAGCCGATAGATTGGGTGCCGATTCAAACCCAGCTCGAAGTGCTGGGCGAGTTGATTCAAGAGGGTAAAGTGCGTGCCATTGGCTTGAGCAATGAGCAACCGTGGGGCGTGATGGAGTTTTTACGCATCGCCCGCGAGCAAGGTTTGCCGCGCATTGCCGTGCTGCAAAACTGCTATAACCTGATGAACCGTGGCATGGAGTTTGGTATGGCCGAGGTGCTGTATCGTGAGCGCATCAGTTTAGCTGCTTATTCACCGTTGGCATTCGGGCATTTGACCGGCAAGTATGTGGATGACCCAGCCACACCTGGCCGTGTGACGCTGTTTTTGGGCTATGCCCAGCGCTACAAAAAACCGGGGGTGCCCGCCGCAGCCAAAGCCTATGCCGAGTTGGCGCGTGCGCACGGGCTGACCCCTACCCAACTGGCACTGAGTTTTGTTTATCATCGCTGGTTTGTTGGTAGCACCATTATTGGCGCCACCAGCATGGCCCAGTTGCAAGAAAACATCGCCGCTTATCAAACCCACCTCAGTGATGAGGTATTAAACGCAATCGAGCAACAACATCTGATCATGATGAATCCGGCGCCTTAG
- a CDS encoding response regulator transcription factor — MKNILLIYGHALSHCALKALVNDDHSVHLADEAGSVHDAILKIRQHAYDVIILDVSAAETNGLEVFCDLKQAFPDLPVLIINGSERIERMMHFIRLGCAGYLSYTTDSAQVMPAIKAIARGQPYILPHHQQIAANSDPMLHERLSLRELQVFFKLIKGQAVNAIAVELDIAPGSVSVFRAKILKKMHVQNNAALIHYALKYHLAPIAGATSKSAREVA, encoded by the coding sequence ATGAAAAATATATTGTTAATCTACGGCCATGCGCTGAGTCATTGCGCATTAAAGGCGCTGGTCAACGACGACCATAGCGTGCACCTGGCCGATGAAGCCGGCAGTGTGCATGACGCCATATTGAAAATCCGCCAGCATGCCTACGATGTCATCATTTTGGATGTGTCCGCAGCAGAAACCAATGGCCTGGAAGTATTCTGCGACCTCAAGCAAGCCTTTCCTGACCTGCCTGTCCTCATTATCAACGGCAGTGAGCGGATTGAACGCATGATGCATTTTATCCGGCTGGGATGCGCGGGTTATTTGTCTTATACAACAGACAGTGCCCAAGTGATGCCAGCGATCAAGGCCATCGCGCGCGGGCAACCTTATATCTTGCCTCATCATCAACAAATAGCCGCTAACAGCGACCCCATGCTGCATGAGCGTTTATCATTGCGTGAGCTGCAAGTATTTTTCAAATTGATTAAAGGCCAGGCGGTGAATGCGATCGCTGTGGAGCTGGATATCGCACCCGGCTCTGTCAGCGTGTTCCGCGCCAAGATCCTCAAAAAAATGCATGTGCAGAATAATGCTGCGCTGATTCACTATGCCCTGAAATACCATTTGGCCCCCATAGCGGGGGCCACTAGCAAATCAGCCAGGGAAGTGGCCTGA
- a CDS encoding HigA family addiction module antitoxin codes for MEMHAPEHPGEILKEYLPEGLSITDAAKHLGVTRVALSRVLNGKAGVSAQMDLLLADALGTTVGFWSRLQLQYDLWHAQQKHKNHIPRFAQLAA; via the coding sequence ATGGAGATGCATGCACCTGAACATCCTGGCGAAATTTTGAAAGAATATTTGCCTGAAGGATTAAGCATTACAGATGCCGCCAAACACCTTGGGGTAACACGTGTCGCGCTATCACGCGTTCTCAACGGCAAAGCCGGTGTGAGTGCTCAAATGGATCTGTTACTGGCTGATGCCCTTGGCACAACAGTAGGCTTTTGGTCGCGCTTGCAATTGCAATATGATCTTTGGCATGCACAGCAAAAGCATAAAAATCATATTCCCAGATTTGCGCAGTTGGCCGCTTGA
- a CDS encoding SDR family NAD(P)-dependent oxidoreductase: MVSNIALITGGSRGLGKNTALAMARQGIDVVLTYQSKQASAQEVVAEIEALGRKAVVLQLDVAHVNTFAAFAEQLKQALQAHWQTDAFNYLVNNAGTGIHAPFAETTEQMFDDMVNIHLKSTFFLTQTLLPVLRDGGRIVNISSGLARFALPGYSAYAAMKGGIEVLTRYMAKELGARQIAVNTVAPGAIETDFGQGLVRDNKEVNAYIASQTALGRVGVADDIGPMIASLLSENNHWVNAQRIEVSGGMLI, from the coding sequence ATGGTTAGCAACATTGCATTGATTACAGGTGGTAGCCGCGGATTGGGTAAGAATACAGCGCTGGCGATGGCACGGCAGGGCATCGACGTGGTGCTAACTTACCAAAGCAAGCAGGCATCTGCACAAGAGGTGGTTGCAGAGATAGAGGCGCTGGGGCGCAAAGCAGTGGTTTTGCAACTGGATGTGGCGCATGTGAACACATTTGCTGCTTTTGCTGAGCAGTTAAAACAGGCGTTGCAAGCGCATTGGCAAACCGATGCATTTAATTACCTGGTTAACAACGCGGGCACGGGCATTCATGCGCCCTTTGCCGAGACCACTGAACAGATGTTTGATGACATGGTGAATATTCACCTGAAATCGACCTTCTTTTTAACGCAAACGTTGTTGCCTGTGTTGCGTGATGGGGGCCGGATTGTAAATATCTCCAGTGGCTTGGCACGGTTTGCCTTGCCTGGGTATAGCGCCTACGCCGCCATGAAAGGTGGCATTGAGGTACTCACGCGTTATATGGCTAAAGAGCTGGGTGCACGCCAGATTGCCGTAAATACCGTGGCGCCCGGCGCGATTGAAACTGATTTCGGCCAGGGCCTGGTACGTGATAACAAAGAGGTTAACGCGTATATTGCCTCACAAACTGCGCTGGGTCGCGTGGGCGTGGCGGATGATATTGGCCCGATGATTGCGAGTTTGTTGTCTGAGAATAACCACTGGGTGAATGCGCAGCGCATTGAGGTCTCAGGTGGCATGCTCATCTGA
- a CDS encoding YMGG-like glycine zipper-containing protein, which translates to MKTNHTLMIVLAALTLSACATNPTGPSNMALPGTGKDFNRFRADDLSCRDFALTQIGGKTVNQQYNASLATTTAVGTVIGAAVGAAAGGGQGAAIGAGMGALSGGAIGSNTAAISGANAQDKYDNGYYQCMYAAGHRIPVPASMARTYSQSTPTPAATSSTYYPPPPPPPTSPR; encoded by the coding sequence ATGAAAACAAACCATACGCTGATGATTGTGCTGGCCGCGCTGACTTTATCAGCCTGTGCCACCAACCCCACCGGCCCGAGCAATATGGCCTTACCAGGCACCGGCAAAGACTTTAATCGCTTTAGAGCAGACGATTTATCCTGCCGCGATTTCGCCTTAACGCAAATCGGCGGCAAAACCGTCAACCAGCAGTACAACGCCAGCCTGGCCACGACAACGGCAGTCGGTACCGTGATTGGCGCAGCTGTTGGTGCCGCCGCCGGTGGTGGTCAAGGCGCGGCAATTGGTGCTGGCATGGGCGCATTGTCTGGCGGCGCCATTGGCAGCAACACAGCGGCTATCAGCGGTGCCAATGCGCAAGACAAATATGACAACGGTTATTACCAATGCATGTATGCCGCCGGGCACCGTATCCCGGTGCCTGCCAGCATGGCGAGAACCTATTCGCAAAGTACACCAACGCCTGCGGCTACCAGCTCAACCTACTACCCGCCCCCACCTCCACCGCCAACAAGCCCTCGCTAA
- the pqqA gene encoding pyrroloquinoline quinone precursor peptide PqqA, which yields MWTKPAATEMRFGFEVTMYVMNK from the coding sequence ATGTGGACTAAACCAGCTGCTACTGAAATGCGTTTTGGCTTTGAAGTGACTATGTACGTCATGAACAAGTAA
- a CDS encoding LysR family transcriptional regulator gives MIDSTESLKRFMRVAELCSFTKAADSLGLPKASVSQAIQQLETKLQTQLFHRTTRKVQLTPDGQLFYEKSKDVLSEIEELETLFIGDDSQVSGIVRVNMSQPMARHLIIPALPAFLQRHPNLNIEISSEDRKVDLVSEGYDCVVRTGEVEESGMIMRKIGEMQQSNFVSPAYLAQYGTPKTIDDLQQHYLIHYQTSSNNRFDAFEYQLDGERHRIKMPSRICVNNTDAYRAACAAGLGIMQAPKLGAMALLTSGQLVEILPSFTAPSMTVLLLFPHRRNLSKRVRIFMDWLAEIIQSNL, from the coding sequence ATGATAGATAGCACCGAAAGCCTGAAACGCTTCATGCGCGTCGCCGAATTGTGCAGCTTTACCAAAGCCGCCGATAGCCTGGGCCTGCCGAAAGCCAGTGTGTCGCAAGCGATACAGCAACTGGAAACAAAGCTGCAAACGCAACTGTTTCATCGCACCACGCGCAAAGTGCAACTCACGCCAGACGGCCAGTTATTTTACGAAAAAAGCAAAGACGTGTTGAGTGAGATAGAAGAACTCGAAACCTTGTTCATAGGCGATGACAGCCAGGTCTCAGGCATCGTCAGGGTGAATATGTCACAGCCCATGGCCAGGCATTTGATCATCCCCGCTCTACCCGCTTTTTTGCAGCGCCACCCCAACCTCAATATAGAAATCAGCAGCGAAGACCGTAAAGTCGACTTAGTCAGTGAAGGCTACGACTGCGTGGTCAGAACCGGCGAAGTCGAAGAGTCCGGCATGATCATGCGCAAAATAGGCGAGATGCAGCAAAGCAACTTCGTCAGCCCGGCTTACCTCGCCCAATACGGCACGCCCAAAACCATAGACGATTTACAGCAACATTATTTAATTCACTACCAGACCAGCAGCAACAACCGCTTTGATGCGTTTGAATACCAACTGGATGGAGAACGCCATCGCATCAAAATGCCCAGCCGCATCTGCGTGAATAATACCGATGCTTACCGCGCTGCCTGCGCCGCCGGGCTAGGCATCATGCAAGCGCCCAAGCTAGGCGCCATGGCGTTGTTGACCAGTGGTCAGTTGGTGGAGATATTGCCCTCATTTACCGCACCAAGCATGACGGTTTTATTGTTGTTTCCTCACCGTCGAAACTTGTCTAAACGGGTACGGATTTTTATGGATTGGTTAGCGGAGATCATTCAAAGCAACTTATAA
- a CDS encoding type II toxin-antitoxin system RelE/ParE family toxin, with amino-acid sequence MNAQHAHKLKLILSAMHVAEQADDLRAPASWRLHTLSGRYVGYWSLTVNGNWRVIFKFVGNDIELVDYLDYH; translated from the coding sequence ATCAATGCGCAACATGCACACAAACTAAAGTTGATCTTGTCTGCCATGCACGTTGCCGAACAAGCCGATGACTTGAGAGCGCCTGCCAGTTGGCGCTTGCATACCTTAAGTGGGCGTTATGTCGGCTACTGGTCACTCACTGTCAATGGCAACTGGCGTGTCATATTCAAGTTTGTAGGCAATGACATTGAGCTAGTGGATTATTTAGACTATCACTAA
- a CDS encoding DUF2171 domain-containing protein, translating to MIDANEIKADMPVITAQAEHFAVVHHLESEDVIKLKKDEAGVHHYIPVSWVISTEGGIVKINRTLAQITQDWASD from the coding sequence ATGATTGATGCCAATGAAATTAAAGCGGATATGCCTGTCATCACGGCGCAGGCAGAGCACTTTGCCGTGGTTCACCATCTAGAGAGTGAGGATGTGATCAAACTCAAAAAGGATGAAGCGGGCGTACATCACTATATTCCTGTCAGTTGGGTCATCTCGACAGAAGGCGGCATTGTTAAAATTAACCGGACGCTGGCTCAGATCACCCAGGATTGGGCATCTGACTAA
- a CDS encoding SDR family oxidoreductase, producing MEAVEEKINPPQHQYVQPGLEQDMHPQPQYIADEYAGSDKLKGKVAIITGGDSGIGRAVAVHFAAEGADVAIIYLDEHADAQKTKHLVESYGSRCLLMAGDVADEQFCEQSVHNTLQQLGKLDIIINNAAQQFPQTSIVEISQRQLEHTFRTNIFSMFYMVKAALPHLPKKSHIINTASVTAYRGSPELLDYSATKGAVVSFTRSLSRQLVHRDIYVNAVAPGPVWTPLIPASFDEKKVSEFGSQVPLKRPAQPSEIAPAYVFLASQASSYMTGQVIHPNGGEIING from the coding sequence ATGGAAGCTGTTGAAGAGAAAATAAATCCGCCACAGCATCAATATGTCCAGCCGGGGCTGGAGCAAGACATGCATCCGCAGCCGCAATATATTGCAGATGAATATGCCGGTAGCGATAAACTCAAAGGTAAGGTAGCGATTATTACCGGTGGCGATAGTGGTATTGGTCGCGCCGTGGCCGTGCATTTTGCTGCAGAAGGGGCCGATGTTGCGATTATCTATCTAGACGAGCACGCCGATGCACAAAAGACCAAACATCTAGTGGAGTCTTATGGCAGTCGCTGCCTGCTGATGGCAGGTGATGTGGCAGACGAGCAATTTTGCGAGCAGTCTGTGCACAATACGCTGCAACAGTTGGGCAAGCTGGATATCATCATCAATAATGCCGCGCAGCAATTTCCGCAGACCAGTATTGTGGAAATCAGCCAGCGGCAGCTGGAGCATACCTTTAGAACCAATATTTTCTCAATGTTTTATATGGTGAAAGCGGCGTTGCCGCATCTGCCAAAAAAGAGTCATATTATTAATACGGCCTCTGTGACCGCTTACCGTGGCAGCCCCGAGTTGCTGGATTACTCTGCCACCAAAGGGGCGGTAGTGTCGTTCACGCGCTCGTTATCGCGGCAACTGGTGCATCGGGATATTTATGTCAATGCGGTGGCGCCCGGCCCGGTGTGGACACCATTGATCCCCGCCAGTTTTGATGAAAAAAAGGTCAGCGAGTTTGGTAGCCAGGTGCCGTTAAAGCGGCCTGCGCAGCCGAGTGAGATCGCGCCCGCCTATGTTTTTTTGGCCAGTCAGGCGTCGTCTTATATGACCGGGCAAGTGATACACCCGAATGGCGGCGAAATTATTAACGGCTAG
- a CDS encoding phospholipase A: protein MLHDLRTLLLCSFTLFAVIFIGQAQATGMTEMQTALRTCQTEFATDASRRLLCFDKVAEQYTPTHLVPPILAPSQLELVKRVGAETGFLARKWHLNSQDELHFTDLETHQLNYLITAYSNNPNDVPTSPSRPNTQDRGLGHNDLHFQISLKTQLMNVSDWLPKNQWVQSARLWGAYTQQSFWQVYNEEQSRPMRDHNYSPELILSLGLNKPAEESSWLNAMPDMLNVGLVHESNGRSQPLSRSWNRFYVQGGWQLNERYSLLVRPWWRIPESKSDNDNPDISKYMGYGDAILRWDNEANTTAASVTLRNNMRSDNKGYVKLDLQYKPLKSESVRFYAMLASGYGVSLLDYNQAQTMFGIGFAVGE from the coding sequence ATGCTTCACGACCTGCGCACGTTATTGCTGTGCAGTTTCACGCTGTTTGCGGTCATTTTTATCGGTCAGGCGCAGGCTACAGGCATGACGGAAATGCAAACGGCCTTGCGCACCTGCCAAACCGAATTTGCCACCGATGCCAGCCGCCGCCTGTTATGCTTTGATAAAGTCGCCGAACAATATACGCCTACGCATTTGGTGCCGCCGATCTTGGCACCCAGCCAGCTAGAGCTGGTGAAGCGTGTGGGTGCCGAGACAGGTTTTCTTGCACGAAAATGGCATTTGAACAGCCAGGACGAGTTGCATTTTACCGACCTCGAAACGCATCAACTCAATTACCTGATCACCGCTTATTCAAATAACCCAAACGATGTACCCACGTCGCCTTCACGCCCAAACACGCAAGACCGTGGCCTGGGCCACAATGACCTGCACTTTCAAATCAGCTTAAAAACACAGCTGATGAATGTGTCAGACTGGCTGCCTAAAAACCAATGGGTGCAAAGTGCGCGGTTGTGGGGGGCGTATACGCAGCAATCGTTTTGGCAGGTATATAACGAAGAGCAGTCGCGCCCGATGCGTGACCACAATTATTCGCCCGAGTTGATTTTGTCACTAGGCTTAAACAAGCCTGCAGAAGAAAGCAGCTGGCTCAACGCCATGCCAGATATGCTCAATGTGGGCCTGGTGCATGAGTCAAATGGCCGTTCTCAGCCGTTGTCACGTAGTTGGAACCGCTTTTATGTGCAAGGCGGCTGGCAACTCAATGAGCGCTATAGCCTGCTGGTGCGGCCGTGGTGGCGTATCCCTGAAAGTAAGTCGGATAACGATAACCCCGATATCAGTAAATATATGGGTTACGGTGATGCGATACTGCGTTGGGATAATGAAGCCAATACCACGGCGGCCAGTGTGACCCTGCGTAACAATATGCGCAGTGATAACAAAGGCTATGTGAAGCTTGATCTGCAATACAAACCACTTAAAAGCGAGAGTGTGCGTTTTTACGCCATGCTGGCCAGTGGTTACGGTGTCTCGCTACTCGATTATAATCAGGCGCAAACCATGTTTGGCATCGGCTTCGCTGTCGGTGAGTAA
- a CDS encoding YIP1 family protein — MNPIRLFYFVLPNSSHAKVLTASKPSVAQLMLFYVLPLSLIPCVMMYLRLYHNYPKLFFDHLPGNRLMMVSAELLFLQLGVLLVMAWITQNLAEMVNIKPAFRDSLLIMTIATTPLWLTSLFYIVPSLSFNVVVHAVAVLASVLLVYRGVRYIFGVRERGALLTLSMAIVCTAGLGFAVILIGSLISWEAIEQLQFAVKKL; from the coding sequence ATGAATCCTATCCGCCTGTTTTATTTTGTTTTGCCCAACAGTAGCCATGCCAAGGTGCTCACTGCCAGCAAGCCCAGCGTGGCGCAACTCATGCTGTTTTATGTGTTGCCTTTATCGTTGATTCCGTGCGTGATGATGTATTTGCGCCTGTATCACAACTACCCGAAATTGTTTTTTGATCACTTGCCCGGTAATCGGTTGATGATGGTGAGTGCCGAGTTGCTGTTTTTGCAACTGGGCGTATTGCTGGTGATGGCCTGGATCACCCAGAACCTGGCCGAGATGGTCAATATCAAACCCGCGTTTAGGGACTCTTTGCTGATCATGACGATTGCTACCACGCCACTGTGGTTGACCTCGCTTTTTTACATCGTACCCAGCCTGAGTTTTAATGTGGTGGTGCATGCGGTCGCAGTGTTGGCATCGGTGCTACTGGTGTATCGTGGTGTCAGGTATATTTTTGGTGTACGGGAGCGCGGTGCACTGTTGACGCTCAGCATGGCGATCGTCTGTACCGCTGGCTTGGGCTTTGCGGTTATTTTAATTGGCTCGCTGATCTCGTGGGAGGCGATCGAACAATTGCAGTTTGCGGTCAAGAAACTGTAG
- the nhaA gene encoding Na+/H+ antiporter NhaA encodes MRPLTVTFQRFLASEQTSSLLLLLVTVLALVIANSALAEHYHHFWHTPWLGLSFEEWVNDGLMAIFFLLIGLELKRELYVGELSSLNNALLPTIAAIGGMVVPALIFWQFNHGTEYQAGVGIPMATDIAFALGVLSILGKRVPAPLKVFLVAFAVIDDLGAAIMIAVFYTASISWSHLLAALGVLALLFALNRWRVLSMIPYLLGGALMWWLTLKSGVHATLAGIALAFAIPFTGKPEDDRSPSHQLEHMLHRPVAFMILPMFAFANTGVHIAPQSIAAVFSQSNSLGIIAGLLIGKPVGITLAVLVALFTGVCKLHQPLRLSHIVGAGMLGGIGFTMSIFITNLAFSDMAEAINLSKMAILTGSLLSGLAGWLWLNIVLGQRRESLDTK; translated from the coding sequence ATGCGCCCTTTAACCGTTACTTTTCAGCGCTTTTTAGCCTCAGAGCAAACGAGCAGCTTATTGCTGTTGCTGGTCACCGTGCTGGCACTGGTCATCGCCAACAGTGCGTTGGCCGAGCATTACCATCATTTCTGGCACACACCCTGGTTGGGGCTTTCGTTTGAAGAATGGGTCAATGATGGCTTGATGGCGATTTTCTTTTTGCTGATCGGCCTGGAGCTCAAGCGCGAGTTGTATGTGGGCGAGTTATCCAGCCTGAATAATGCCTTGTTGCCAACCATTGCTGCTATCGGCGGCATGGTCGTGCCTGCGCTGATTTTCTGGCAGTTTAACCACGGCACTGAGTACCAGGCCGGGGTCGGTATCCCGATGGCAACCGATATTGCTTTTGCACTTGGTGTCTTGTCGATATTGGGCAAACGCGTGCCTGCGCCGCTCAAAGTGTTTTTGGTGGCGTTTGCCGTGATTGACGATTTGGGTGCCGCCATCATGATCGCCGTGTTTTACACGGCCTCGATTTCATGGTCACATTTGCTGGCTGCGCTAGGTGTGTTGGCGCTGCTGTTTGCGCTTAACCGCTGGCGGGTGCTCAGCATGATCCCTTATTTGCTTGGCGGCGCGCTCATGTGGTGGTTAACGTTAAAGTCTGGCGTGCATGCCACGCTGGCAGGCATTGCCTTAGCATTTGCGATTCCCTTTACCGGCAAGCCAGAAGACGACCGCTCACCGTCACACCAGCTAGAGCATATGTTGCATCGCCCGGTGGCGTTTATGATTCTGCCTATGTTTGCCTTTGCCAACACCGGCGTACATATTGCGCCACAAAGTATTGCAGCCGTGTTTTCGCAGAGCAACAGCTTGGGCATTATTGCCGGTTTACTCATCGGCAAACCCGTTGGCATCACGCTGGCCGTGTTGGTAGCGCTATTCACCGGTGTTTGCAAGCTGCACCAGCCCTTGCGTTTGTCGCATATCGTGGGCGCCGGCATGCTGGGTGGCATCGGCTTTACCATGTCTATTTTTATTACTAACCTGGCCTTTAGCGACATGGCCGAGGCCATCAATCTGTCAAAAATGGCCATTCTGACTGGCTCGCTGTTGTCCGGGCTGGCAGGTTGGTTATGGTTGAACATCGTGCTCGGACAGAGGCGCGAAAGCCTCGACACTAAGTAA